In the Oncorhynchus gorbuscha isolate QuinsamMale2020 ecotype Even-year linkage group LG05, OgorEven_v1.0, whole genome shotgun sequence genome, one interval contains:
- the ccnh gene encoding cyclin-H isoform X2, protein MFHISSQKKYWTFDNEESLEQLRYEANQKYRNKMLASGKPGVSDAVFLEAHEENVLFRHYEKRLLDFCNVFKPVMPKSVVGTAIMYFRRFYLNNSLMEYHPRTIMLICAYLSCKVDEFNVSSTQFVGNLVQESAAGQERALEQILEYELLLIQQLNFHLVVHTPYRPMEGLLIDIKTRYPLLENPESLRKSVDDFLTRVTLTDSGLLFPPSQIAMTAILNSASRAGLSMESYLTECMGLKEDKETLLKMYDAMRRIKSLMKKYELPKPDEVNAYKVKLERVHADFGTNSNMKRKRGYEDDDHVAKEPRMTEEEWTDEDLDDL, encoded by the exons atgtttcacaTTAGCTCACAGAAAAAGTACTGGACATTCGACAATGAAGAAAGTCTGGAACAACTGAGATATGAAGCCAACCAGAAATATCGCAACAAAATGCTTGCCAGTGGGAAG CCTGGGGTTAGTGACGCCGTGTTCCTGGAGGCTCACGAGGAGAATGTCCTTTTCAGACACTATGAGAAGAGACTCCTTGACTTCTGTAATGTTTTCAAGCCTGTGATGCCCAAGTCTGTTGTG GGTACAGCTATCATGTATTTCCGGAGATTTTACCTGAACAACTCACTGATGGAATACCACCCCAGAACAATCAT GCTGATCTGTGCCTACCTGTCCTGTAAGGTGGATGAGTTTAATGTGTCCAGCACCCAGTTTGTGGGGAATCTTGTGCAGGAGAGTGCGGCCGGGCAGGAGAGGGCTCTTGAACAGATTTTGGAGTATGAGCTCCTTCTCATTCAGCAGCTCAACTTCCACCTGGTGGTGCACACCCCCTACAGACCTATGGAGGGCCTGCTCATAGACATCAAG ACAAGGTACCCTCTTCTGgagaacccagagtctctgaggaAGAGTGTTGATGACTTCCTGACGCGGGTCACCCTCACAGACAGTGGGCTGCTGTTTCCCCCATCTCAGATAGCCATGACAGCCATCCTGAACAGTGCGTCGCGGGCCGGCCTCAGCATGGAGAG CTATCTGACCGAATGTATGGGACTGAAGGAGGACAAAGAAACTCTCTTAAAGATGTACGACGCGATGAGAC GGATAAAAAGTCTCATGAAAAAGTATGAACTTCCAAAACCAGACGAGGTGAACGCTTACAAAGTGAAACTGGAGAGGGTCCATGCTGACTTTGGCACAAACTCCAACAT GAAAAGAAAACGAGGATATGAGGATGACGATCATGTAGCGAAAGAGCCCCGCATGACAGAAGAA GAGTGGACGGATGAAGATTTGGATGACTTGTGA
- the ccnh gene encoding cyclin-H isoform X1 has translation MFHISSQKKYWTFDNEESLEQLRYEANQKYRNKMLASGKPGVSDAVFLEAHEENVLFRHYEKRLLDFCNVFKPVMPKSVVGTAIMYFRRFYLNNSLMEYHPRTIMLICAYLSCKVDEFNVSSTQFVGNLVQESAAGQERALEQILEYELLLIQQLNFHLVVHTPYRPMEGLLIDIKTRYPLLENPESLRKSVDDFLTRVTLTDSGLLFPPSQIAMTAILNSASRAGLSMESYLTECMGLKEDKETLLKMYDAMRRIKSLMKKYELPKPDEVNAYKVKLERVHADFGTNSNMKRKRGYEDDDHVAKEPRMTEEEEWTDEDLDDL, from the exons atgtttcacaTTAGCTCACAGAAAAAGTACTGGACATTCGACAATGAAGAAAGTCTGGAACAACTGAGATATGAAGCCAACCAGAAATATCGCAACAAAATGCTTGCCAGTGGGAAG CCTGGGGTTAGTGACGCCGTGTTCCTGGAGGCTCACGAGGAGAATGTCCTTTTCAGACACTATGAGAAGAGACTCCTTGACTTCTGTAATGTTTTCAAGCCTGTGATGCCCAAGTCTGTTGTG GGTACAGCTATCATGTATTTCCGGAGATTTTACCTGAACAACTCACTGATGGAATACCACCCCAGAACAATCAT GCTGATCTGTGCCTACCTGTCCTGTAAGGTGGATGAGTTTAATGTGTCCAGCACCCAGTTTGTGGGGAATCTTGTGCAGGAGAGTGCGGCCGGGCAGGAGAGGGCTCTTGAACAGATTTTGGAGTATGAGCTCCTTCTCATTCAGCAGCTCAACTTCCACCTGGTGGTGCACACCCCCTACAGACCTATGGAGGGCCTGCTCATAGACATCAAG ACAAGGTACCCTCTTCTGgagaacccagagtctctgaggaAGAGTGTTGATGACTTCCTGACGCGGGTCACCCTCACAGACAGTGGGCTGCTGTTTCCCCCATCTCAGATAGCCATGACAGCCATCCTGAACAGTGCGTCGCGGGCCGGCCTCAGCATGGAGAG CTATCTGACCGAATGTATGGGACTGAAGGAGGACAAAGAAACTCTCTTAAAGATGTACGACGCGATGAGAC GGATAAAAAGTCTCATGAAAAAGTATGAACTTCCAAAACCAGACGAGGTGAACGCTTACAAAGTGAAACTGGAGAGGGTCCATGCTGACTTTGGCACAAACTCCAACAT GAAAAGAAAACGAGGATATGAGGATGACGATCATGTAGCGAAAGAGCCCCGCATGACAGAAGAA GAGGAGTGGACGGATGAAGATTTGGATGACTTGTGA